The segment CATTCCATTGAAATCATCAGCTGAAATATTGACCCTATCAATAAAATATGCTGGTGGATATAGACGCATGGCTTCTTCCAGGACTTGCTGACAAACTTTTGAATGCATAACCGTTGCCATCAAGTCTGCCTTGTCTGCTTTTAGTTTTGTTGCCTCTGTTTTAATCTTTTCCTGCCACTCGGGATGAAGTGCTAACAATTGACATGTAAAGGTAAGCGCATTAGATGTGGTTTCATGACCTGCCGTAAATAGGATTAAAATTTCATCAATAAGTTGTTCTTCATCCATTGCTGTACCATCATCATATCTTGCGTCAAGGAGCATATCTAAAAGGTCATTTTCTTTGGTATGAGATGTTCTTCTTTCATTAACTATACGCCTTAATATTTCTCTGGCTTCACTTGTCAGTTTAAGGTGTTTTTCAATTTCACCACTGGCTTTGAACCACCATCCAAGATAGGGTTGGCGTAATTCTCTAACTAGCATTTTTTGAGCCGTCTCTGTTATATATTGGAGTCGATTAATATCCTTTTGATCTGCTGCACTGCTAAATAAGGATTTTACAACCGTTTGAAATGCGAGGTCATTGAGTATAGGAAAAATATCTATAACGACATTTGGTTTTATGCAATCATATTCAGAAAGAATTGCATTTTTTATGGATTCCAATAAATGTTGTAACTGTTTTTTGTGAAAAGCGGGCTGTATAAGTTTTCGTTGTTTTTTCCAGTGATCTCCTTCAGAAGTCAGCAAACCTTTACCGACATACTTCACTAAATCTTCTGTTTGAATTTTAGATTTAACAAAGTTTTTATGGTTCTTTTGGAGAACATACTCCATAAACGCAGCATCTCTGCAAAAAAAGATATTCGTCTTAAATCCGATTTTGAGTTTA is part of the Formosa sp. Hel1_31_208 genome and harbors:
- a CDS encoding cytochrome P450, producing MHTPREIPAVPLSRFLKHSLEILKNPLPFHHQNFIEKGDIFKLKIGFKTNIFFCRDAAFMEYVLQKNHKNFVKSKIQTEDLVKYVGKGLLTSEGDHWKKQRKLIQPAFHKKQLQHLLESIKNAILSEYDCIKPNVVIDIFPILNDLAFQTVVKSLFSSAADQKDINRLQYITETAQKMLVRELRQPYLGWWFKASGEIEKHLKLTSEAREILRRIVNERRTSHTKENDLLDMLLDARYDDGTAMDEEQLIDEILILFTAGHETTSNALTFTCQLLALHPEWQEKIKTEATKLKADKADLMATVMHSKVCQQVLEEAMRLYPPAYFIDRVNISADDFNGMHFEAGSNLLFSVYEIHRHPELWNEPEAFLPERFIEGGRKYSSQYFPFGAGPRKCIGNNFAMFEMIIAITELVHQFKIEPDFEAIEITPLITLKPKNAFLKFIPRAHN